CTATGTTGTAACCCAGCCCAATACGACCAGCAAAGAACGTGTCGTCGCTATCATCAAATGTTGTGGGCTGACGGTACCTCATGATAGGATTGCTTATGAAATCCGCGCCAGACCAACTCCCCACATTAAGGCCGTGGCAAGGCTGGGAACACACAACAAACTCCGATCCGGTGGTAATGGCATTAGCAATCTTGGATCACGAATGCATGCATTCCTCCAGATGCACATAGTGACCCAAGCTAGGGtcgatgatgaacatgatatgtTGGCTCCTCTTCAAGTTTGCGTGGATACGGCATGCGAGCGGATGAAACAATCACTCATGATCATTCCACGCCACTCCCTGCAGACCATTCTCAGCTCCGAAAGGGAGCGTGCTGGCAGCCACTTGAGGATGTTGAACCAAGCTGCGGTTGTTGGCGATGAGAAGATCATGTCCTCAATTGTGCGGCCCAGGGACACAAGACTCTCCTCATATAGACCAATCGTCGGTAAATAGTCATCCTCGCAGTTGCCAATGATGGTATCCTCTGGCGTGAGTAGAATCTCTGGGTCGCCGCGCCGCCATTGGAGTCCACTGCAAACACCTTGCAAGAGCCTGTCCCAAACATGATCTTCAGAGTAGTACCAGCAGCCGAGTAATATACACCTACTGGGGCAATCCAGAGTGACTTGAGAAGCATGCGCTCGGATTCTGGCCACGCTGTCCGATCAATACAGCAAATTAGCTTCTCCCACCGGGCTTCCTTGTTGTAATAAACGCATAGAACCAAAGGATCGTCACTGTCCGGCTCCCCGTAGCACACACACAAACGCCCATCCAGCTCCGTCAGCACGGACACGGACGTGGCCACATTGCCGAATCCTGGGGGCGACAGCAGCGAACCAAAGGTCTCGTCGCCGATGCTGAAAGTGACAATGCCACCGTCAAAGCATAGGAAGTGCAGATGCCCGTCTAGGAAGACAGCTGGGTAGTTCCACGGCGTCACGGAGCACAAGGGAGATCTCTCAGCACTAGGCCTCCAGTAACCAGTTCCAGTTGTGGGCGTAAaccaccgcctccatctccaGGTTCAGGGTCGGAGAACAAGCGCACGAGCACGACTTTGTACTCCTTCCTCGTCGTGTAGTAACCAAGGCCGTAGGAGACCCTAAGATAGCAGGGTGGCTCCATGGATCGTCTGCTCCATCCTGAAGTTTTGTATGCCATCTTAAAAGGCACCTGGCTGTCTGGCAGAGCCAGGGCCTCGCCGGAGCAAGGGTTGACGACGTAGTAGCCGCCGCAGTCAGTGGCTCGGATTAGAACGAGGCCACGGCAGTGCTTGGTGAGAGGAACGACTGACTGTAACCAATCGTCTCGCATCAGCTTCTCGACCGCACCGTCGCCGAGCTGCCATGAATACAGGTAGCCGTCGTAGGAGGACCCAACCGCGGTGACGAGCAGCCTGTGGTGGTCCGCTCGATCTGTTGGCTCGCTGGCGGTGGAGATCGATGAAGTAGTCGGAGGAGAGCATCGCGGACCACCCGCGGCAAACGCAGCGGAAGCGCCCCACGGACTTGGCTGGCAGCCGGGCGAGGATCTCCGTCACGACTACCTCGTTGGGCAGCGCCTCAGCACCGAGGTCGCTGTCCGCCGCCATGCATGTCCTGGTGGAGGTGGAGGGCAACACGGCGCTGGCGTTCCAAGAAAACGGGGAACGATTCCACGATACGGCGATGGAACGGATTGTCGAATTAAAATATTACTATAAACTACTATACCCAGTAGTATATACTTATCAATGCACAATGCTTCGAGCGGGGTATCCATATACTATACGGGAAGTGTATAGAGAGAAACGGATGCAACACGGTCAAATATAAATTTGGATTGCACTATTTTTCTTTATCATACTAACAAATATGCCTGTGCGTTATAATGGGAGAGAAAAAAACTACCAGACATTAATAGGAAATAAGGACAAATATGTTATATATCTATTTATGTTTTAATTTTTCATAAATTTTAATGGCTATAATTTATTTATGATGATCATGACATCCTTAACAAAGTTAATATCATTAATAATATATGACAATGTCCTATTAAGTCTCCAACTAATTTAAATACTCTCattgttccaaattgtaagttgtttggACTTTTTTTTTAGATAGATGGCTTTTGCTACGCTTCTGCATATACATTATATCTAAATATATAATAACAGTTTTATATATCTTCAAAAGTCAGAACGATTTACAATTTAGAATAGAGAGAGTACAACTTTGGCTTTTTTTTCAATTGTAAAGCACAAAAATATTTATTCGcaatatatcataactttaatctatatctatatgaaTAGAAAATGATATAAAGCCAGAGAAACTACGCGGAGGATGAAAAAGGAAACACTCAAccaatgaaaaaaaataaaacggaGCACATGGAAACACCGGGGACGGGCTGGTCGTGACCCGCGTGCATTGCGGTATCCGAGGATGAGCCGAGCAGAGGGACGTACTGTTTCCGTTTTCCTTCTTCCGTTCGTTTTCCTCTtcctgttttcctttttttttctccttttcttgcgTTCTTTTTTCTGTTTTCGTTTTTAGTTTtcccttttttgttttttctttttctctacgttgtgtatcttttcttttttttcttttttctgtttctgttttcattttttgttcttttcctttttctccacgttgtatcttttcattttttctgtTTGGTTTCATGTTCCATTTTTTTCGATTTTTCAATACTCTTCGTTCTAACTTCTGCTATTTCTAAAAAACAACAAATATAGCATGATTTATGAGTCGCGGTCAATATACGACCCAATATGTTTTAGAATCGAACTTCGTATGCGCTAGACAATATAGCTATTCTAAATCGTATGAAGACGGGTTATATATATAAGTGCGGACGAAAGAAACTCTTCATTTATCCATTAGTTTGAGCGATATGGACAAAAAAATGGATGGACCAAAAAAAATAGGctgaaattttacctctttattattatgtatagatatagatatatatttGATTCGAATACAAACACAAATCTAGATGTTCCGATGTAAActgaaaagtttttttttctctcaaacgGTCAGGCTAGCGCCTGGACATCCGAACGGGCACTACAGTCTAGATGCCTGCGCTTGCTACGCCTGTCTGCGCCCCTGCATTGGCATGCTAGCTGCTATGCTAGCCCCCACACCTGCGCTAGCTTCACGTGAGGGCCTGCGCCGCTCCATTTCCCACGCCTACGCGCGTCCATGCAGGGGCCACATCTCGATCTGCGCTCGCACGGTTTCCCATGCCTGTCACCTGTGCCCCCTCCACACCCACGCGCATGCAGGTGGGCCCAGTAGCTACAACATGTGGTTACGGCAGATGGGTCCAactgcaatatgtgcaacactaggtctacttttgcaacatttagacaaaacacttgcaacatacgtccgaaatagttgaaacacttgcaacatatatttaAAACGCTAGGAAAATCACTACTGGATCcgccgcctttgccgagtgccggccgcactcggcaaaggaacctttgccgtcagcaaaggctttgccgagtgcggctctCGGTAAAgcccactcggcaaagaagtggtcGACAAaggaatctttgccgagtgccatgtggcaggcactcggcaaagtatttgccgagtgccacaccagCTCTCGTCAAAGGTAACGGGCGCCGTCAACTTGAcgccaccctttgccgagtgccgacgtgTCAGGCAAtcggcaaaggaaaaaaaaatttTGAAAAATTCTTCGCCGAGTGCTGAcatgtcaggcactcggcattttttttgaaaaattctttgccgagtgctggcactcggcaaaggtttggtcactttgccgagtgccacgccagcactcggcaaagctgggctctACTGGGAAAAATGCccagctttgctgagtgctggcactcggcaaagctgggaaattttttttttgcttttttctgTTTTCTTGCATTCCAGACATGCAATTTCACATATATTCATGACAATAAACTAGAATATCACATAAAAATCACATTTCATCATCAAATGACGTCTCAACACGATATAAGTTCATAACAAGTTCATAACATGtctaaaacctgcaagaaaacaacGGCGTGAAGGCCGATAACCAcagtggcacgaaggccgacatcacagcggcacgaaggccgacaagtcTACAAGCGGGCAGTAGAGGTACCTAGCTCGACCCGGCGTCCCCAGGGGCCCCAGAGCCCCCACCTTGCTCCCACGAAGACCACCCTGACTGCGGCGCCGCCTGGAACGTCGAGTAGGGCCTGGAGTGCCCCTGCTGCGTCGGTGGAGGAGGAGCGGTACCTGGCCACGTGAAGCCTTGAGTCGGGAAGGTCGGGTGAGCCGGCCACCCGTGCGGTGGAGAAGGGCCCAGTGGAGGGCTGGCAcctggagtcgggttcgaacccgccgactgttcCTACACAAAGGACAAGTGATCTCATTAGTTACTGCAGgatggccgcacaagctaaagcaacaggcaatatactcaccggagtcgcTATAGGAGTAGGCACAGGAAAAGGTGGTGGAGCGAAGATCGAGGCAGGGAGCTCGTGCTGCTGCATTCCCGGGATCTGAAGGCCCCGGAAGTAGGCGGCAAAGTCCTGCATCTGATGCTAGTAGTGCTGTGTGACAGCCGCCAGCTGCCGCTGATGGGCCACCGCCATGTTCTCCTAGTTCGTCTGCAACTGTGCGATCTGGGCCTACAATATTACACCCGCAAAGTTGATGGTATGTGAAAGCAAGGTACATGTGTGAAACGAGTGAACGATGAATGAAATTGCACTTACCTGAAATGCCGAGAACATTTGCGCGTTGCTCGGCTGCCGAGGCGCTATGGGGATGTCGGAGGAGCTCCTGGTCCCGTCTCGTCGAATCTGGCTCAGCGTGGGAACAGAGGACGACTCGATGGCGCTGTTGGCCATCCaataccggccgtgctgcttccctcctcccaacctcatcAAGAGGTCCGTGTCCAGGGGGTTGGTGGCGGGGTCGAACGTCTCCCCATGGCGCTAGCGAGCCGCGGAGGTGTACTCGGCGAGCTTGGGGTAGACGCTCGCGTTGGTGTACGCGTCGGGCCCGTCCGCCGGTCGTAGACATTGTCCGCCACCGTCGCTTTGCCCTTGTGAGCAAGGGCGTACCCCGTGAACTCGTTGACGACATTCCCACCATGCGACTGGGTCTGCGAGGAAAACATAAACATGGTTACAAGTAATGACAATTGAGCGCTAGATTTAATAGATCAACTGAAGCATACCCATCTTTCCATGAACACTAGGAGGGACCGGTTCCCTTGGTGGTGTGGTGCCCCTTGCATCTGCAGGCGGCCCTCCCGACGTTCTCTGCGCCTCTGGTACGCCGCGTCCGTGGTCCACTCACGCACAATGGCCGCCCAGCAGTCCTTGTAGTTGTCGCACCACCCCGGACACATCTGcatgacatcaagtatttgacatgcCAGAAGATGAATTGAATGTTTCACGGAAGGAATCAGAACGAATGTTTCCTACTTAATTACCTGCATGTACTGCGCTCTGTGAGGTCGGTCTCCCTCTAGAGTATCATCTCCCTGACTTGTGGCTTCTTCACCACGTGGCCAAGCACGTCGGCATAGTAGCTGATGACGCACTGGAGATGCGCCTCGTGGTACAGGTCCTTGAGACGATCTTTTGCAGACCGCCTCCTGCACTCGCGCCGCATGCTGCTCTCTCCCCTCCTCGCAACTTGctctaaactttctcaattttttaccacagcctccacatgtgatgacaacacacctcgacaagtttcattattttcggacttcgtttggattttatataatttaaaaacacttttcccgcAGGTAACTCGTCATGTTACGACACTAACATGGTCGTAACTTCATGTGaggtcctggatacggcctcaacatacgccgaACATCATGAATGCCATTTTTTGAATgaacaaattccattatttcatgtacctgcagttcaaatttggaattgtcggaaaaattcaacgaaacaaaaataattgaagaaatatagtacaaaaagtcaaaattgtcccaagtTTTGAAGTTGAGATTTATTTACTGTatcaaggccccagaaaaaaattgggaagaaaaaaacaaaaaaaaatactgtttgccgagtgtcagcggtggcactcggcaaagaggcctttgccgagagccggcgcacgtggcactcggcaaaggctgtcgCCCTGGCCGACCCTAATCCTACCACGTGGCAGGCCTTTGCCAAggtggctcctttgccgagtgcctaacggcaaggcactcggcaaaagggaCGGCCACGGATGCCGTTTGTCCAggcccccctttgccgagtgcccctctttgccgagtgccaggcactcggcaaagatcccctttgccgagtgtttctatttgccgagtgcccgtggtttgccactcggcaaagcttgaggcactcggcaaaggcactgTTTCCCGTAGTGAATACGTGTGTATTAGCCAttgcaaatatatgcaacatccagataaaacacttacaacatatatgtaaaacatatgcaacatccagatgaaaaacTTGCAATATATATGTGAAATGTATACAACATCTATGTaaaaacttgcaacatatatttgaaaacacagatgaaacattaggaacatacatttggaacatatgcaacatcctgatataCTTTTCCAACATCTatctaaaaacacttgcaacgtacctctaaaatatctgaaacactgtttcatac
The sequence above is drawn from the Miscanthus floridulus cultivar M001 chromosome 15, ASM1932011v1, whole genome shotgun sequence genome and encodes:
- the LOC136506892 gene encoding LOW QUALITY PROTEIN: F-box protein At1g20360-like (The sequence of the model RefSeq protein was modified relative to this genomic sequence to represent the inferred CDS: deleted 3 bases in 2 codons), encoding MAADSDLGAEALPNEVVVTEILARLPAKSVGRFRCVCRGWSAMLSSDYFIDLHRQRANRSSGPPRLLVTAVGSSYDGYLYSWQLGDGAVEKLMRDDWLQSVVPLTKHCRGLVLIRATDCGGYYVVNPCSGEALALPDSQVPFKMAYKTSGWSRRSMEPPCYLRVSYGLGYYTTRKEYKVVLVRWFTPTTGTGYWRPSAERSPLCSVTPWNYPAVFLDGHLHFLCFDGGIVTFSIGDETFGSLLSPPGFGNVATSVSVLTELDGRLCVCYGEPDSDDPLVLCVYYNKEARWEKLICCIDRTAWPESERMLLKSLWIAPVGVYYSAAGTTLKIMFGTGSCKVFAVDSNGGADPEILLTPEDTIIGNCEDDYLPTIGLYEESLVSLGRTIEDMIFSSPTTAAWFNILKWLPARSLSELRMVCREWRGMIMSDCFIRSHAVSTQT